A stretch of Candidatus Binatia bacterium DNA encodes these proteins:
- a CDS encoding choice-of-anchor tandem repeat GloVer-containing protein, which translates to MASRFGRCALSGVAACLLAACGGSQPPIGAAGAMPQSIATRLQARNTGTKYRVLFDFGSNVFGLYGAFPVAPLIDVNGTLYGTTEYGGSYYFRSLPGAGTVFSIGTSGLNERVLLSFEAYEGGPVAGLVAVNGMLYGTTVGGGKFNAGMVFSVGTNGKNARVLHSFGKGADGVDPRASLTALHGVLYGTTYQGGSYGAGTVFSVRISDGRERVLHSFSGQPDCAYPLSNLIDVHGLLYGTAPGDCGNGGGGIFSISTTGVEKIVFSFGPSTKDGSAPEAGVIAKNGWFYGTTEAGGSADYGTVFKVRETGTDEQVLHSFTNNGSDGIGPTAGVIDVKEVLYGTTSAGGSGTSGTVFRVTTDGKNERVLHSFTYGENDGLLPEAGLIDVDGTLYGTTAAGGISLPSCPRSASQSCDYGTVFALAP; encoded by the coding sequence GTGGCTTCACGTTTTGGACGTTGCGCATTATCCGGTGTTGCGGCGTGTTTGCTTGCGGCATGTGGCGGATCGCAGCCGCCGATCGGCGCGGCGGGCGCGATGCCGCAAAGCATTGCTACGCGGCTGCAAGCGCGCAACACTGGTACAAAATACCGAGTGCTGTTCGATTTTGGCAGCAATGTCTTCGGCTTATACGGTGCTTTCCCGGTGGCGCCGCTGATCGACGTCAACGGCACGCTTTACGGCACGACTGAATACGGCGGTTCATACTACTTTCGCAGCCTCCCTGGCGCTGGAACGGTCTTCAGCATCGGCACGAGCGGACTAAATGAGCGCGTATTGCTTAGCTTCGAGGCTTATGAGGGCGGCCCCGTAGCAGGGCTTGTCGCTGTCAATGGTATGCTCTATGGTACGACCGTGGGGGGTGGCAAGTTCAACGCCGGCATGGTCTTCAGCGTCGGGACGAATGGCAAAAACGCGCGCGTGCTGCACAGCTTCGGCAAGGGGGCCGACGGGGTCGATCCAAGGGCGAGCCTGACCGCGCTGCACGGCGTTCTTTACGGGACGACCTACCAGGGCGGCAGCTACGGCGCCGGAACGGTCTTCAGCGTTCGCATTTCAGACGGTCGTGAGCGGGTACTGCACAGTTTCAGTGGCCAGCCCGATTGTGCCTATCCCCTGTCGAATCTAATAGACGTACACGGCTTGCTCTACGGAACGGCCCCAGGCGACTGTGGTAACGGCGGCGGAGGCATCTTCAGCATAAGCACGACGGGCGTCGAAAAGATTGTATTTAGCTTTGGCCCATCGACCAAAGATGGCTCGGCTCCCGAAGCAGGTGTAATCGCCAAGAATGGTTGGTTCTACGGCACAACCGAAGCAGGCGGTTCGGCCGACTACGGAACTGTTTTTAAGGTCCGCGAAACCGGAACAGATGAACAAGTGCTGCACAGCTTCACCAATAACGGTTCGGATGGGATCGGCCCTACGGCTGGCGTGATTGATGTAAAGGAAGTGCTGTATGGAACGACTTCGGCAGGTGGTAGTGGGACATCCGGAACCGTCTTTCGCGTAACGACCGATGGTAAAAATGAACGTGTGCTCCACAGCTTTACCTACGGTGAAAACGATGGACTCCTTCCCGAAGCGGGATTGATTGATGTAGACGGAACGCTATACGGGACGACCGCTGCGGGCGGAATTTCACTCCCAAGTTGCCCTAGATCCGCTTCACAAAGCTGCGATTACGGCACCGTATTCGCACTAGCGCCATAA
- a CDS encoding SDR family NAD(P)-dependent oxidoreductase: MIKKQIWFVTGAGRGMGVNISKAALAAGHAVVATGRSPERIKSALGIHDDLLVVKLDVTNPGDAKDATRAAVQRFGRIDVLVNNAGNFYARFFEEIAPEEFRAQVETTMFGPMNVARAVLPVMRAQRSGLIVAISSTAGVVGQEFCTAYSASKFGVEGWIESLTPEVAPLGIQTMLVEPGFFRTELLTPESTIYAKPSIDDYAERSEHTVAAWNNTNGKQGGDPAKLAEALVYLASLDEPPLRLVAGADAVAAVKKKADELISQADAYGELSGNLALEDEPPKTKPLSQAAALRG, from the coding sequence ATCATTAAGAAGCAGATCTGGTTCGTGACTGGGGCGGGCCGCGGTATGGGCGTCAACATCTCGAAGGCTGCTCTGGCTGCGGGCCATGCAGTCGTCGCTACAGGGCGCAGCCCCGAGCGAATCAAGTCCGCGCTCGGAATTCACGATGACCTCCTCGTCGTTAAGCTCGACGTTACTAATCCCGGCGACGCGAAGGATGCCACGCGTGCCGCCGTCCAGCGGTTCGGCCGGATCGACGTTCTTGTTAATAACGCGGGTAACTTTTACGCCAGATTCTTTGAGGAAATCGCACCCGAGGAGTTCCGCGCGCAGGTCGAGACCACCATGTTCGGCCCAATGAATGTCGCTCGCGCGGTCCTTCCTGTCATGCGCGCCCAACGCTCCGGCCTCATCGTAGCTATTTCTTCAACTGCTGGCGTCGTTGGTCAGGAATTTTGTACTGCTTACTCAGCGTCTAAGTTCGGGGTCGAGGGCTGGATCGAGTCCCTCACTCCAGAGGTCGCGCCCCTTGGCATCCAAACGATGCTAGTCGAACCTGGCTTCTTCCGTACTGAACTCCTCACGCCGGAGTCGACGATATATGCCAAGCCCTCAATCGACGACTACGCGGAGCGCAGCGAGCACACTGTCGCCGCGTGGAACAACACGAACGGAAAGCAGGGCGGTGACCCCGCTAAGCTTGCTGAGGCGCTCGTATATCTCGCAAGCCTGGACGAGCCGCCGCTTCGCCTCGTGGCGGGTGCCGATGCGGTTGCGGCCGTTAAGAAGAAGGCAGACGAGCTGATCTCGCAGGCAGATGCCTACGGCGAGCTGTCCGGTAACCTCGCGCTTGAAGACGAGCCGCCGAAAACGAAGCCGCTAAGCCAAGCCGCCGCACTGCGAGGCTAA
- a CDS encoding NHL repeat-containing protein codes for MRSLDLGRYALNSCVAAALLAGCGESQSPITAPGVIPPSLPSSAHGNGDLREHGTTSCPCLYVANRNTSSVTVYPIGATGDAKPIQDIQGSKTGLRFPHDVAVDASGNIYAANTAVSSVTVYAPGATGNAKPVETIHGPKTGLATPTGIAIDSVNGDIYALNSRTDEYGNGSITIYPPGATGDVKPIETILGPSTQLVLPNGIALDASGNIYVTNRYNYITFYPAGSKGNAAPTRTIEGALTRIYLPTQVALDSSLNIYIANYDDNSATVYAAGANGNVGPIQDIHGHRAGIAGTEGTVVDSKGNIYVANIFNKGAKKFEGRVAVYEAGSNGNVRPIRVIGGSHTGLAWPTGMAIH; via the coding sequence ATGAGAAGCTTGGATCTTGGCCGCTACGCGTTAAATAGCTGCGTGGCTGCGGCATTGTTGGCAGGCTGCGGCGAATCGCAGTCGCCGATCACCGCGCCGGGCGTTATACCACCGAGCCTACCAAGTTCCGCTCACGGCAATGGAGACTTGAGAGAACACGGCACCACTTCATGTCCATGCCTCTATGTCGCGAACCGGAATACCAGCAGCGTGACCGTCTACCCAATCGGCGCGACCGGCGATGCGAAGCCGATCCAAGACATACAGGGCTCGAAAACCGGTTTGCGCTTCCCGCATGATGTCGCTGTGGACGCAAGCGGCAACATCTACGCGGCAAACACGGCTGTTTCTTCCGTGACTGTCTACGCGCCGGGCGCTACCGGCAACGCCAAGCCGGTCGAGACCATCCACGGCCCGAAGACCGGACTGGCGACGCCAACCGGGATCGCCATCGATTCGGTAAATGGCGACATCTACGCTTTAAACAGCCGAACGGATGAATACGGAAATGGATCGATAACTATCTACCCGCCAGGCGCGACCGGCGACGTCAAGCCAATAGAAACAATTCTAGGCCCGAGCACGCAACTCGTACTCCCCAATGGCATCGCATTGGACGCAAGCGGCAACATCTACGTTACCAACCGTTACAACTACATCACCTTTTATCCCGCGGGCAGCAAGGGGAACGCCGCACCGACGCGGACCATCGAAGGCGCCCTTACGCGAATATATTTGCCCACTCAGGTTGCGCTTGACTCAAGCCTAAACATCTACATAGCCAACTACGACGACAATAGCGCGACGGTTTACGCTGCGGGCGCAAACGGTAACGTCGGGCCTATCCAAGATATTCACGGCCATCGAGCCGGGATAGCCGGTACGGAAGGAACTGTGGTCGATTCTAAAGGCAATATCTACGTAGCGAATATCTTCAACAAAGGGGCAAAGAAGTTTGAGGGCCGCGTTGCGGTCTACGAGGCGGGCTCAAATGGTAACGTTCGTCCGATCAGAGTAATCGGGGGAAGTCACACGGGTCTTGCTTGGCCCACAGGTATGGCAATTCATTAA